The following is a genomic window from Rhizobium sp. NRK18.
CCGGTCTCTCGTGGGATGCGCCGGCACCGTTCGCCGAGGGCAAGACGCTCGGCGAAGCGCTGCTGACCCCGACCCGCATCTATGTGAAGCCGCTGCTGAAAGTCATCCGCGACACCGGCGCGATCAAGGCGCTCGCCCACATCACCGGCGGCGGGTTCCCGGAGAACATTCCGCGCGTGCTGCCGAAGACGCTGGCGGCCGAAATCGACCTGGCGTCGATTGCCGTTCCGCCGGTCTTCTCCTGGCTTTCGGCAACGGGCGGCGTTGCCGCCAACGAGATGCTGCGCACGTTCAACTGCGGCGTCGGCATGATCGTCGTCGTTCCTGCCGACAAGGCTGACACCGTCAGTGCGGCGCTCGCCGACGCCGGCGAAACGGTCTTCCCGCTCGGCCGGATGGTCGAGCGCAGCGAAGGTGCGCCCGGCACGGTCTACAAGGGTACGCTCGCCCTATGAGTTTAGCGAAGAAGCGCGTCGTCATCTTCATTTCGGGCTCCGGCTCGAACATGGTGGCGCTTGCCAAGGCCGCGCAGGCACCGGACTTCCCGGCGGAGATCGTTGCCGTCATTTCCGACAAGGCGGATGCCGGCGGGCTCGCAAAGGCGGAAGCGCTCGGCATCGCCACACATGTCTTCGTGCGCAAGGACTATGACAGCAAGGCTGCTCATGAAGCCGCCATCCTCGCCCGCCTCGCCGAAATCAAGCCGGATCTGATCTGTCTCGCCGGCTACATGCGCCTGCTCTCGGCCGAGTTCATCCGGCCCTATGACGGACGCATCCTCAACATTCACCCGTCGCTGCTGCCGCTCTTCCCGGGTCTTCACACCCACCAGCGGGCGATCGACGCCGGCATGAAGCTGGCCGGCTGCACCGTGCATGTGGTGACCGAAGGCATGGACGAAGGGCCGGTCATCGCCCAGGGCGTCGTGCCGATCCTTGCTGGCGACACCGCCGACGATCTTGCCCACCGCGTTCTGACGGTAGAGCACAAGATCTACGCCCGCGCACTCGCCAAAGTCGCCGGCGGCGCGATCTCGGCGACGGACGGCGGAGACTTCCTCATTTCCGTCTGATCCCTGCCCCATTCCGGGATCATCATGGAACAATCCAGACCGTGAAGCGCTTTCCTTAGGCAGGGCTCATGCCCCGCATCCTGGAAAGCGAAAGGAGGATTGCCATGAAATACGAACTTCCGTCATTCTTCGACGAGCATAACGAAGGCGCCGAAATCCGCGCCGTCAAGGACAAGCTTACGGAAACCCGCGTCGCCGGCGTGCTCGCCACGACCGAAGGCGTTCATGCCGAGGCGCTCGAGGTCGAGGTTCACGACGATACCGCGCGCGTCAGCGGAACCGTGCCGCAGGAACGCGAAATCGAAATCGCCACCAAGGCCGCCGGCTCCGTCGAAGGCGTCGAGCGCGTCGATACCCGCATCACCGTGGCGAAGGGCGAAGAGTTCTGACGCCACGGTCGTCTCCCGGCAGCAAGACGGGAGACAAAGACAGTTTGAAGACATACCCTGGTGAATGACACGCGATTGGCTTCGTCCGTCAGCACGACTCATGGTTTAGTGAACAGACACAACCGCCCGCCCTGATATCATCAAAAAGCAGGTTGCCATGTCGCTGTCAGACCGCGTCTTTCACCCGTTCGAGACGCTTGTCCGCCCCTTGGAGATACCGTTTCGGCCCCTGCCCTCCGACGGACCGCTGGCGCTTCTCCTGCATTTCGCACGCATGTGCCGCGGGGCGCTGATCGCCATACTCCTGCTCAGCATGGCGACGGAAGCCTGCAATCTGGCCGTCATCTGGGGCATTTCGCGACTGGTCGACGGTGTGACGACGCAAGGGGCCGCCGCTTTTGTCGAGAGCCACATGTCGGCGATCGTGGCTTTCGGTGTCCTGTTCTTCCCGGTGATGCCGCTGCTTGCCTTCCTTTGCAACACGCTGGGCTCGGAGGTCATATCCGTCAGCCTATCCGTCCTCATGCAATGGCACGGACACAAGGCGGTCGAGCGCCAGGACCTCGCCTTCTTCCACGACCTGTTTGCCGGACAAGTGGCGACGCGCATCGCCCAGGTCGCCTCGGCCATCAAGCAGCAACTGGCGGTGGCGGCGTGGGTCCTGCCGAACTTCATCGTGCAGGTGACGGGCTCGCTGATCCTTGTCGCGGCCATATCGTGGCCACTCGCCATTCCCGTGCTCGTCTGGGCGGTCGCGAACCTCTTCGTCGCCCGCAAGGCGGTGCCACTGTTTTCCGATCTCGCCCGCCGCACCGCGAAGACCCGCAGCCGCGTGGTCGGGACGATGGCGGACCTCTATTCCAACATCCAGACGGTCAAGCTGTTCTCGGCGGAAGACAGCGAGGCGGGTGCAATCCGCAAGGCCCTCGGCAAATCGCTCGCCGCCCAGCACACAGAACGTCGTGTCATGCTGACGGCGGACATCACCATCATCACCCTGAACGTGCTCCTGCTGCTTTCCACCTGTATCGTCGGCATCTGGGGAATGACGGCGTCCTTCGTCACGCTTGGGGATTTCGTCGCCTCGATCACGATTGCCCAGCGGCTATCTTCCAATGCCCGCGCCTTCCTCAACATGGGCCAGCAGATCTTCGAGGCGATCGGCACGATCCGCGACGCCATGCCGGTGATGACCACACCGCCGACCATCCGAGACGCCCCCGATGCCCACCGGCTGGAAGTGACGCATGGCGAAATTCGCTTCGAAGCCCTCCGCTTCGAATACCAGAAGGACCAGCGCGTCATTCGCGACCTGTCGCTGATCGTGAAAGCCGGTGAGAAGATCGGCGTCGTCGGCCTGTCGGGCGCCGGCAAGACGACGCTCGTCAGCCTGCTGCTGCGCTTCTTCGACCTGGAGGGCGGACGTATCCTGATCGACGAACAGGATATCACCCGCGTCACCCAAGCGAGCCTGCGCGACGCGATCGGCGTTATCACGCAAGACGTGTCGCTGTTGCACCGCTCGGTCGGCGACAACATTCTCTATGGCCGACCCGGCGCCTCCCGCCAGGAGATGGAGAATGCGGCGCGTCTGGCGCAGGCCGACACGTTCATCCCTGAACTGAAGGACAGCGAAGGTCGCAGCAGCTACGACGCCTATGTCGGCGACCGGGGCATCAAGCTCTCCGGCGGGCAGCGGCAGCGGGTTGCGATCGCCCGCGTGCTGCTCAAGGATGCGCCGATCCTCGTGCTCGACGAGGCGACCTCGGCGCTCGACAGCGAGGCGGAAGCGGCGATCCAGCAGAACCTCGACCTGCTGATGGAGAACAAGACGGTGATCGCCATCGCCCATCGCCTGTCGACAATTTCGCAGATGGACAGGATCGTCGTCCTCGACAAGGGGCGGATCGTGGAGGAAGGAAGGCCCGACGAACTGCTGGCGATGGGCGGGCTTTACGCCCGCCTCTGGAACCGCCAGACCGGCGGCTATATCGCCGACAGGGAAGAGGCCCTCTGACGGCCGGGGATCAGCCGGGAACGGGAATCCTGCCGGCCTTGAGAGCTTCGCGGTTGAGCATCGCCCATTGCAGCAGCATCACCGTCTTGCCATCGACGATCTCGCCGCGGCCGATCATGGCGTAGGCCTCCTCCAGCGGCAGTTCCACGAGTTCCAGATCCTCGTTCTCATGGTCGAGGCCGCCGCCTTCGGCGACCTTCATCGACGGATCGACGAAAGCGGCGAAGAACTGGATGCGCTCCATATAGGCGCCCGGCGACATGTAGACTT
Proteins encoded in this region:
- the purN gene encoding phosphoribosylglycinamide formyltransferase — its product is MSLAKKRVVIFISGSGSNMVALAKAAQAPDFPAEIVAVISDKADAGGLAKAEALGIATHVFVRKDYDSKAAHEAAILARLAEIKPDLICLAGYMRLLSAEFIRPYDGRILNIHPSLLPLFPGLHTHQRAIDAGMKLAGCTVHVVTEGMDEGPVIAQGVVPILAGDTADDLAHRVLTVEHKIYARALAKVAGGAISATDGGDFLISV
- a CDS encoding BON domain-containing protein, translated to MKYELPSFFDEHNEGAEIRAVKDKLTETRVAGVLATTEGVHAEALEVEVHDDTARVSGTVPQEREIEIATKAAGSVEGVERVDTRITVAKGEEF
- a CDS encoding ABC transporter ATP-binding protein; amino-acid sequence: MSLSDRVFHPFETLVRPLEIPFRPLPSDGPLALLLHFARMCRGALIAILLLSMATEACNLAVIWGISRLVDGVTTQGAAAFVESHMSAIVAFGVLFFPVMPLLAFLCNTLGSEVISVSLSVLMQWHGHKAVERQDLAFFHDLFAGQVATRIAQVASAIKQQLAVAAWVLPNFIVQVTGSLILVAAISWPLAIPVLVWAVANLFVARKAVPLFSDLARRTAKTRSRVVGTMADLYSNIQTVKLFSAEDSEAGAIRKALGKSLAAQHTERRVMLTADITIITLNVLLLLSTCIVGIWGMTASFVTLGDFVASITIAQRLSSNARAFLNMGQQIFEAIGTIRDAMPVMTTPPTIRDAPDAHRLEVTHGEIRFEALRFEYQKDQRVIRDLSLIVKAGEKIGVVGLSGAGKTTLVSLLLRFFDLEGGRILIDEQDITRVTQASLRDAIGVITQDVSLLHRSVGDNILYGRPGASRQEMENAARLAQADTFIPELKDSEGRSSYDAYVGDRGIKLSGGQRQRVAIARVLLKDAPILVLDEATSALDSEAEAAIQQNLDLLMENKTVIAIAHRLSTISQMDRIVVLDKGRIVEEGRPDELLAMGGLYARLWNRQTGGYIADREEAL